Genomic window (Streptomyces cadmiisoli):
GGTGACGGTGCCGTCCCACCGCGACAGCATCACCCCGCTGATGTACCCCCTGTCCTCGGTGACCCTGCACCTGCCCTTCGACGTGGCGGACTACGTCGACTTCTACGCCTCCGAGAACCACGCCCGTAACGTCGGCCGGATCTTCCGCCCCGACGCGGCCGACTCGCTCACCCCCAACTGGAAGCACCTGCCGATCGGTTACCACGGCCGCTCCGGCACGGTCGTGGTCTCCGGCACCGACGTCGTGCGCCCCTCCGGCCAGCGCAAGGCCCCGACCGACCCCGAGCCCGTCTTCGGACCGTCCGTCCGCCTGGACATCGAGGCGGAGGTCGGCTTCGTCGTCGGCACCCCGTCGCCGATGGGCACATCCGTGGGGCTGGCCGACTTCCGCGAGCACGTCTTCGGCCTGTGCCTGCTCAACGACTGGTCCGCGCGCGACATCCAGGCCTGGGAGTACGTGCCCCTCGGCCCGTTCCTCGGCAAGTCCTTCGCCACCTCGGTGTCGGCCTGGATCACCCCGCTGGACGCGCTCGACGAGGCACGCGTCGCCCCGCCCGGACGCACCCACCCGCTGCTGCCCTACCTCGACGACTCGGCCGACGAGCCCGGCGGCTACGACCTGCGCATCTCCGTCGCCCTCAACGGCCACGTCATCTCCGACCCCCCCTTCTCGACCATGTACTGGACGGCCGCCCAGCAACTCGCCCACATGACGGTCAACGGCGCCGCCCTGCGCACCGGCGACCTCTACGGCTCGGGCACGGTCAGCGGCGCCGACGAACGCCAGCGCGGCTCCCTGCTGGAGCTGACCTGGAACGGCCGGGAGCCGATCGAACTGCCCGACGGCAAGCGGACGTTCCTGGAGGACGGCGACGAGGTGACGCTCTCCGCGTGGGCTCCCGGGCCGGACGGCGTCCGGGTCGGCCTGGGCGAGGTGAGCGGAAGGGTCGTCGCGGGGTGAGGGCCCCGGCGGCGCGGGAGGCGCTTTTCCGGTGAGCGGCGGTTCAGGCGCTGTCTCCGGGCGCCCCGCGCCGTCATACTTGCGGCGGGTGGTTTCCGGGGCGCGGGAGCGGGACGCGATCGGCGCGCGGCGACCGCCCCGCTTCCGCACGACCCGAGCCGCCCCACTTCCGACCAGGATCCGGAGCCCGTGGCATGACCGTCTGCCTGCTCCTGCTGAGCGTCGTCGCGCTGACGGCCGCCGTACCGGTCCCCCGCGCGCTCACCCGGGCCGCGTGGCCCGAACGGGAGCCGGTGGTCGGACTGTGGGCCTGGCAGTGCCTGGTCGCCACCGTGCTGCTGTGCTGTCTGGCCGCGCTGCTGCTGGGCGCGGCCGCCGTGTTCCAGACCGTGCGCGACCAGGTATTCGCGCCCGCGCCGCCCGACGTCACCGCGGCGTACGACCTGTCCGCCGCGCCGCC
Coding sequences:
- the fahA gene encoding fumarylacetoacetase; this translates as MPPFDVPEGDPFGPHNLPYGVFSPAGSTERTVGVRLGDHVLDAGAAALALGSPYAALLARPTLNALLAAGRTAWSDVRRALTAWVTVPSHRDSITPLMYPLSSVTLHLPFDVADYVDFYASENHARNVGRIFRPDAADSLTPNWKHLPIGYHGRSGTVVVSGTDVVRPSGQRKAPTDPEPVFGPSVRLDIEAEVGFVVGTPSPMGTSVGLADFREHVFGLCLLNDWSARDIQAWEYVPLGPFLGKSFATSVSAWITPLDALDEARVAPPGRTHPLLPYLDDSADEPGGYDLRISVALNGHVISDPPFSTMYWTAAQQLAHMTVNGAALRTGDLYGSGTVSGADERQRGSLLELTWNGREPIELPDGKRTFLEDGDEVTLSAWAPGPDGVRVGLGEVSGRVVAG